From one Lotus japonicus ecotype B-129 chromosome 3, LjGifu_v1.2 genomic stretch:
- the LOC130748958 gene encoding cytochrome P450 CYP736A12-like has product MGVLDLGDYIPWVGAFDLQGLVRRFKKAHKKFDEVLEIIIKDHEASARLTDQKSVQSIDFIDILLSHMHQSKDKHAITKTNIKAILLDIIIGAVDTTIMSVDWNMAELIRHPRVMKKLQDELKNIVVGMGRMVEEADLPKLPYLDMVMKETFRLHPPAPLLPPRECTEDFTINGYFIAKKSRVLVNSWTLGRDPKMWSDNFKDFYPERFHNTDIDSHGHNYQFSPFGSGRRRCPGMLLDLTTVPFLLAQLVHCFNWELPPGVSTDDMDMTEEFGLTTPRTQNLLAIPTYRLINEG; this is encoded by the exons ATGGGAGTTCTTGATCTGGGAGATTATATACCTTGGGTTGGGGCCTTTGATCTTCAG GGACTTGTACGAAGGTTCAAGAAAGCGCACAAGAAATTTGACGAAGTGTTAGAGATAATCATCAAAGATCACGAGGCTTCTGCTCGCCTTACCGACCAGAAAAGCGTGCAATCTATTGACTTCATTGACATATTGCTATCACATATGCACCAATCAAAGGATAAACATGCTATTACCAAAACAAACATCAAGGCTATTTTGTTGGATATAATTATCGGAGCAGTTGACACAACTATCATGTCGGTTGATTGGAATATGGCAGAACTAATAAGGCACCCAAGGGTTATGAAGAAACTTCAAGATGAGTTAAAGAATATTGTAGTGGGTATGGGGAGGATGGTAGAAGAAGCTGACTTACCAAAGTTGCCATACCTCGATATGGTGATGAAAGAGACCTTTAGGTTACATCCACCTGCTCCACTCCTCCCACCTCGTGAGTGTACGGAAGATTTTACAATCAATGGTTATTTCATTGCGAAAAAGTCACGAGTTTTAGTCAACTCTTGGACATTAGGACGAGATCCTAAGATGTGGTCAGATAATTTTAAGGATTTTTATCCAGAAAGATTTCATAACACCGACATAGATTCTCATGGGCACAATTATCAATTTTCACCATTTGGTTCCGGTCGTAGACGCTGTCCCGGGATGCTATTGGATTTAACTACGGTTCCGTTTCTTCTAGCTCAGCTAGTGCATTGCTTCAACTGGGAGCTTCCACCGGGCGTGTCTACTGATGACATGGACATGACTGAGGAATTTGGCCTTACAACGCCAAGAACTCAGAATTTGCTAGCGATTCCAACTTATCGCTTAATAAATGAAGGTTAA